A DNA window from Litorivicinus lipolyticus contains the following coding sequences:
- a CDS encoding DUF1833 family protein, protein MPNPALSEAIREAYASAPSDVVILHTLELRHPGFVDKYNQPMAIRIVRDHQDLTARLEPTAPINGGEMVQFIALGFELELPPVNTAPVPEISVTIDNVSRELIRHLDAAVESSEKFEITYRPYLSTDLEGPQMDPPITLTLTEVEADISRVTGRARMLDIGNKSFPSEVYTASRFPGLTR, encoded by the coding sequence ATGCCAAACCCAGCCCTTAGCGAAGCGATCCGCGAAGCTTATGCCAGTGCGCCGTCCGATGTGGTGATTTTGCATACCCTGGAGCTGCGCCACCCCGGCTTCGTGGATAAGTACAACCAACCCATGGCGATTCGTATTGTGCGCGATCACCAAGACTTAACCGCGAGGCTGGAACCAACCGCACCGATCAATGGCGGTGAGATGGTGCAGTTCATTGCTCTCGGGTTTGAGCTGGAGCTACCGCCAGTCAACACTGCCCCAGTACCAGAGATCAGTGTCACCATCGATAACGTCAGTCGTGAACTAATACGTCATCTCGATGCCGCCGTGGAATCTTCAGAGAAGTTCGAGATCACCTACCGTCCTTACCTCTCAACTGACTTGGAAGGGCCTCAAATGGACCCGCCTATCACCCTGACATTAACTGAGGTAGAAGCAGATATCTCAAGAGTCACAGGGCGTGCACGTATGCTAGATATTGGAAACAAAAGCTTTCCGTCAGAAGTGTACACAGCAAGTCGTTTCCCTGGGCTGACACGTTAA
- a CDS encoding DUF1972 domain-containing protein encodes MKKRVAIVGANGVPASYGGWDQLVEHFTRLKDPNFEFVVYCTYLTNDSDNSSHNNAHVRVIRLDANGWQSIPYDIVSLYHAWRECDAAIMLGTSGALALPIFRLAGLPVILNIDGAEWKRGKWNRIIKVFLWLSEFVGILSAKVIVSDNEVLSEYVRSKYNKEPITIAYGGNHVKRQPVGTKLAELGLNTKTYAIKVCRIVPENNVDLILSAFAETSIPFVLVGNFNSSDFGRELRSTYSSYTNLKLLDPIYEPALIDELRSNAGLYVHGHSVGGTNPSLVEAMCLGLNILAFDVDYNRATTADHAHYFATKTELLGLLKEHENGTLKDNSVNLNSIGLRKYSWSAIMARYTDALKSTLKL; translated from the coding sequence TTGAAAAAGCGAGTAGCAATTGTTGGAGCAAACGGAGTTCCAGCCAGTTACGGTGGCTGGGACCAGCTAGTGGAACACTTTACCCGCCTCAAAGACCCTAACTTCGAGTTTGTTGTTTACTGCACCTATTTAACTAACGACAGCGACAACTCCAGCCATAACAACGCGCACGTGCGAGTCATCAGGCTAGATGCAAACGGCTGGCAAAGCATTCCTTATGATATAGTCTCTTTGTATCACGCGTGGCGCGAGTGCGATGCCGCCATCATGTTAGGAACCTCAGGAGCATTAGCACTGCCAATATTTCGCCTAGCTGGCCTACCAGTGATCCTCAATATCGACGGTGCTGAGTGGAAACGGGGCAAATGGAACAGAATTATAAAGGTATTTCTCTGGCTTTCTGAATTTGTGGGTATCCTGAGTGCAAAGGTTATTGTGAGCGATAACGAGGTTCTGTCTGAGTATGTTCGTTCGAAGTACAACAAAGAGCCAATAACTATTGCTTATGGTGGTAATCACGTAAAGCGGCAACCAGTGGGGACAAAATTGGCGGAGTTAGGGCTAAACACCAAAACATACGCCATTAAAGTTTGTCGTATTGTTCCAGAAAACAATGTTGATCTTATTTTGAGCGCGTTCGCTGAGACTTCCATTCCGTTTGTATTGGTCGGCAACTTCAACTCAAGCGACTTTGGACGCGAACTCCGCAGCACGTATTCAAGCTACACCAACCTCAAGTTACTTGACCCCATCTATGAGCCAGCGCTGATTGATGAACTACGCAGTAATGCTGGGCTTTACGTACATGGCCACTCTGTAGGCGGTACCAACCCGTCGCTGGTCGAAGCGATGTGCCTGGGACTAAACATTCTAGCTTTCGATGTCGATTACAACCGCGCAACAACAGCTGATCACGCCCACTATTTTGCGACCAAGACAGAACTTCTTGGCCTGCTGAAAGAGCACGAAAATGGAACCTTGAAAGACAACTCAGTAAACCTAAATAGCATTGGCCTACGCAAATATAGTTGGAGTGCGATCATGGCCAGATATACTGATGCGCTCAAATCAACACTAAAACTATAA
- a CDS encoding UDP-glucose 4-epimerase family protein: protein MNVLITGANGFVGRYLCNDLSEHFKLRCSVRNSVAVGDGMFAVGDIDGSTDWSGALAEVDAVVHTAARTHIMDELSSDPLAKYRRVNVDGTLNLARQAAEAGVKRFIFISSIKVNGEQTPLGQPFTAEDTPAPEDAYGISKWEAEQGLHQLACETGMEVVIIRPPLVYGPGVKGNFSSMIKLVAKGLPLPLGAINNQRSLVAIDNLVDLIITCISHSAAANQVFLAGDGQDLSTTELLRGVARAMGKPSRLIPVPASLLMLAATLLGKKSVAQRLLGSLQVDISKARHLLGWEPPITVEEGLRRCFEYQDK, encoded by the coding sequence CTGAACGTTTTAATCACTGGCGCCAATGGTTTTGTAGGTCGTTATTTGTGCAACGATCTATCTGAACATTTTAAATTACGCTGCTCGGTGCGTAATAGTGTCGCCGTAGGTGACGGGATGTTTGCGGTCGGTGATATCGATGGAAGTACAGACTGGAGCGGCGCACTGGCTGAGGTCGATGCTGTTGTTCATACGGCAGCGCGTACTCACATTATGGACGAGTTAAGTAGCGATCCACTAGCCAAATACCGTCGCGTGAATGTGGACGGTACACTTAATCTTGCCCGTCAGGCCGCAGAAGCAGGTGTTAAGCGCTTCATTTTTATCAGCTCGATTAAGGTTAACGGTGAACAAACACCTTTAGGTCAGCCGTTCACTGCTGAGGATACACCTGCTCCCGAGGATGCATACGGTATTTCTAAATGGGAAGCGGAGCAGGGCTTGCATCAACTGGCTTGTGAAACCGGAATGGAGGTCGTGATTATCCGACCGCCGCTGGTGTATGGACCGGGTGTAAAAGGTAATTTTTCCAGTATGATCAAGCTGGTGGCTAAAGGGCTGCCTTTGCCACTAGGTGCCATTAATAATCAGCGCTCGCTGGTGGCTATAGATAACCTGGTTGATCTTATTATTACCTGTATTAGCCATTCTGCAGCTGCCAATCAGGTGTTTTTGGCTGGGGATGGGCAGGACCTGTCAACTACTGAGTTACTACGGGGCGTTGCTCGGGCGATGGGTAAGCCTTCACGGTTGATTCCCGTGCCTGCATCCTTGTTGATGCTTGCTGCAACTTTGTTGGGTAAAAAGTCGGTGGCGCAACGGTTGCTGGGTTCTTTACAGGTGGATATTTCCAAGGCTCGTCATCTGTTGGGGTGGGAGCCTCCGATTACAGTCGAAGAGGGCTTGCGTCGGTGTTTTGAGTATCAAGATAAGTGA
- a CDS encoding host specificity factor TipJ family phage tail protein, giving the protein MSTATVICLTNPFQPERNRQYYEVPINTTIADWLNNQQIEFVLPTICLRNGEPLLRAYWAAYPLTEDDTVVFIPLPQGGGGGGNKILRSVLTIAVMVAAPYAGSALAGSLGITSTVGTALVTAGVALAGSALVNVLVPPPMPSLGGSFGSAAAPSPTYSLQAQGNQARLGQPIPVLYGRHIIYPDLAATPYTRYENNDQILYQLHCIGQGEYDLESIRIEDTPISSFEEIDYEVIAPGQTITLFDADVVTAPEVAGQELLSTANNGDWIGPFTANPADTQAERLSIDILLPRGLYYANDTGGLETRSLSWRIEAQAMDDSGEPLGDWFVLGEESHSAATNTALRFTFDYPVTPGRYAVRAIRLDSKDSSARAGHELRWGALKSHLVGQPDFGDVTLLALRMKATDNLSQRSSRLVNCIVTRRLPIWDAEVQEWTLPQGTRSIAWALADQCRAAYGGALAESRLDLQALTELNQTWNARGDYFDAVFDQSVTVWESLSRTARCGRAVAYMQGGTVRFVRDAPKSIPVALFSPRNIVKGSLRIEYLMASDDTADSVTVEYFSAKTWTRDEITASLSDNTTAQPARVQLFGCTEHTQAEREGRYMAAANRYRRKLITFQTELEGLIPSYGDLIAISHDMPSWGQSAEVTDFRDQILTLSESMIWSDGNHYIALRKTNGEVSGPWPVAPGETTNQVKLLETTDITPYNGEQQERTHVAFGLGEQWATLARVTEVRPRGELVEIRCVAEHPDVHD; this is encoded by the coding sequence ATGTCAACGGCAACAGTAATTTGCTTGACCAACCCTTTCCAACCGGAGCGCAACAGGCAATATTACGAAGTCCCAATCAACACAACCATCGCCGACTGGCTAAACAATCAACAGATTGAGTTCGTACTACCAACCATCTGCCTGAGAAACGGTGAACCATTACTGCGTGCTTATTGGGCTGCATATCCACTCACAGAAGATGACACCGTTGTGTTCATACCACTGCCACAAGGTGGTGGCGGAGGCGGAAATAAAATTCTGCGTTCGGTACTGACAATTGCCGTCATGGTTGCTGCGCCCTATGCAGGCTCAGCGCTTGCCGGCTCTTTAGGCATTACTAGCACAGTTGGTACTGCACTAGTCACAGCTGGTGTAGCGCTGGCCGGCAGTGCTCTGGTGAATGTACTAGTGCCACCACCTATGCCTTCGCTAGGTGGTAGTTTTGGCAGCGCCGCCGCACCCAGCCCAACCTACTCATTACAAGCCCAAGGCAACCAGGCACGATTGGGGCAACCTATACCGGTGCTCTATGGTCGCCATATTATCTACCCCGATTTAGCGGCAACGCCCTATACCCGTTATGAGAATAACGACCAGATACTCTATCAGTTGCACTGCATCGGTCAGGGTGAATATGACTTAGAGTCAATCCGAATCGAAGACACTCCGATTAGCTCGTTTGAAGAGATCGACTACGAAGTAATTGCCCCTGGCCAAACCATCACCTTGTTTGATGCTGATGTCGTTACCGCACCTGAGGTGGCAGGTCAGGAGCTTCTTTCAACAGCGAATAATGGTGACTGGATAGGCCCATTCACAGCCAACCCAGCCGACACCCAAGCTGAACGACTGTCGATTGATATTTTACTGCCCCGCGGTCTCTACTATGCCAACGACACGGGTGGGCTCGAAACCCGTTCACTCAGTTGGCGTATTGAAGCACAAGCCATGGATGATAGCGGTGAACCCTTGGGGGATTGGTTTGTGCTGGGCGAAGAGAGCCATAGCGCTGCAACCAACACCGCACTTAGGTTCACCTTTGACTACCCCGTGACACCTGGACGATACGCGGTTCGAGCGATTCGCTTAGATAGCAAAGACTCCTCTGCACGTGCCGGTCATGAACTGCGCTGGGGTGCACTCAAATCTCACTTGGTGGGTCAACCTGATTTTGGCGATGTGACACTCTTAGCGCTTCGCATGAAAGCGACAGATAACCTGTCGCAACGCTCTTCAAGGCTGGTGAACTGTATTGTCACAAGGCGGTTGCCGATTTGGGATGCAGAAGTACAAGAATGGACATTACCACAGGGAACACGCTCAATAGCCTGGGCTTTGGCGGACCAATGTCGTGCAGCTTATGGTGGAGCTCTTGCGGAATCTCGGCTCGATCTTCAGGCACTTACAGAACTTAATCAAACCTGGAATGCCCGAGGTGATTACTTTGATGCAGTGTTTGATCAAAGCGTTACCGTGTGGGAATCACTTAGTCGAACCGCACGCTGCGGTCGCGCAGTCGCCTATATGCAAGGTGGTACGGTGCGCTTTGTGCGTGATGCGCCTAAAAGCATTCCAGTAGCACTCTTTTCGCCGCGTAACATCGTCAAAGGCAGCCTACGCATTGAGTACTTAATGGCATCTGACGATACGGCTGATAGTGTGACCGTGGAGTACTTCTCCGCCAAAACCTGGACGCGTGATGAGATTACGGCTTCTCTTAGCGATAACACCACTGCTCAACCTGCAAGGGTTCAATTGTTTGGCTGTACTGAGCATACGCAAGCGGAACGCGAAGGCCGATATATGGCCGCTGCAAATCGCTATCGACGCAAACTGATCACCTTCCAGACAGAGCTAGAAGGGCTAATTCCAAGCTACGGCGACCTGATCGCCATCAGCCACGACATGCCAAGCTGGGGCCAAAGCGCTGAAGTTACAGATTTCAGAGACCAGATACTTACCCTCTCGGAATCGATGATCTGGTCTGACGGAAATCACTATATCGCGCTTCGCAAAACCAACGGTGAAGTAAGCGGCCCTTGGCCCGTAGCGCCGGGTGAAACGACCAATCAGGTAAAACTACTCGAAACAACCGATATCACCCCTTACAACGGCGAGCAGCAGGAGCGCACGCACGTAGCATTTGGATTAGGAGAGCAATGGGCAACTCTAGCACGAGTTACCGAAGTACGCCCAAGGGGCGAACTGGTAGAGATTCGGTGTGTGGCAGAACACCCAGACGTTCATGACTAG
- a CDS encoding DapH/DapD/GlmU-related protein has product MLRQLKALGITGLIVLARDLLLTKLFFRNARLVRWPFLIRREGEIFIGPGLNTGPRLLLETRSVEAKLVIGKNFVANTDLHIGVIESVTIGNNVLVASGVFISDHSHGSYNPQNSSSPETPPNTRQLVSSPVRIGDNCWIGEKVAILPGVTIGKGTIIGAGSVVTNPIPEYVIAVGNPARVIKKYDPNKKSWKTSHDSSEHDIEV; this is encoded by the coding sequence ATGCTAAGACAACTAAAAGCCCTTGGCATTACCGGCCTTATAGTTCTCGCCCGTGATCTACTATTAACTAAACTTTTTTTTCGTAACGCTCGCCTCGTCCGCTGGCCATTTTTGATACGACGGGAGGGAGAGATCTTCATAGGTCCGGGACTCAACACTGGGCCGCGTTTGCTTCTGGAAACGCGATCAGTGGAGGCCAAACTCGTTATCGGGAAAAACTTCGTAGCCAATACAGACTTGCATATCGGTGTAATTGAGAGCGTGACGATTGGGAACAACGTTCTAGTCGCTTCAGGTGTATTCATTTCTGACCATAGTCACGGCTCTTACAACCCGCAGAATAGTTCCAGTCCAGAGACACCTCCAAACACCCGCCAGCTTGTGTCATCGCCGGTGAGAATCGGTGATAACTGTTGGATAGGTGAGAAAGTTGCAATTCTGCCGGGTGTAACGATTGGAAAGGGAACAATAATTGGGGCGGGCAGCGTGGTAACAAACCCAATTCCAGAATATGTAATTGCAGTTGGTAACCCTGCCCGAGTAATAAAAAAGTACGATCCAAATAAGAAATCGTGGAAGACGAGTCATGACTCATCCGAGCATGATATTGAAGTTTAA
- a CDS encoding RCC1 domain-containing protein, translating to MSLDISTLGYRWRGLYSAHLNYQKGDVVRKGDHAEVFTGTAFVPFALGQQQLTQRGQLLAGHPILPGAPDMQLHMSASGELEYRFTQDRNATRAVALMNLDNRGDTGGGKTQYHGMAIMTDGSVRAWGDERQGHLGNGVNSDRARTKPVPVGFPPDTPPIVSLYKGYKSTYAIDAGGMLWSWGQNNHGQLGLGHTTDTTVPNKVNGRGDLPADRKIVKVAVGDCGYYGYKAAILIDELGICYWVGHQRYYAAGVGDNNQQNTPRLITRSLETPMVDAWVLGHYHMGSFLLDANGVLYMAGEQNTISRLQNNDNPNVMHEPWPPSFSNPVKAVRGEESDYHVDAGSQYYRNYMIIHQNGSISTWGHNNYSSHVPGAESWVATLDPRISNVVDGYCSAGHYDQCVVLRSDGSVWGIGYNGYNSLIAPGDRNSWHNLASGSSLISNITKIQGGGWVHAKMGAGLRTDGTIVKWGRNQSGAAGHGFADNNYPSNVALVNKRIVDFQLYGQWGHDYDNASLLLLADDGTVYSCGYNGYAALGNDDDHEAMFTPSPVLF from the coding sequence ATGAGCCTGGATATCTCAACGCTAGGCTATCGTTGGCGAGGATTATACAGCGCACACCTGAACTACCAAAAAGGTGATGTGGTCCGCAAAGGTGATCATGCTGAAGTATTTACTGGAACCGCTTTTGTTCCCTTCGCTTTGGGCCAACAACAGCTTACTCAACGCGGGCAGCTCCTAGCTGGGCATCCAATCCTTCCCGGCGCACCGGATATGCAGTTACATATGAGTGCATCTGGCGAGTTAGAGTACCGTTTCACTCAAGATCGTAACGCCACCCGTGCCGTTGCACTTATGAATCTGGATAATCGCGGAGATACCGGCGGGGGTAAAACTCAGTACCACGGCATGGCGATCATGACCGATGGATCAGTCCGCGCCTGGGGTGATGAGCGTCAGGGGCATTTGGGCAACGGTGTAAACAGCGATCGAGCCCGAACCAAGCCAGTACCTGTAGGCTTTCCACCCGACACACCACCAATCGTCTCGCTCTATAAAGGCTACAAAAGCACCTATGCCATCGATGCCGGTGGCATGCTCTGGAGCTGGGGACAAAACAACCACGGACAGCTAGGCTTAGGCCACACCACAGACACCACCGTGCCCAACAAAGTTAATGGACGCGGCGATCTGCCAGCTGATCGCAAAATTGTAAAAGTGGCGGTCGGCGATTGTGGTTATTACGGCTACAAGGCAGCTATCTTAATTGATGAGCTAGGCATCTGTTACTGGGTTGGCCACCAACGCTATTACGCTGCTGGCGTTGGTGATAACAACCAACAAAACACACCTAGGCTCATTACCCGCTCACTGGAAACACCCATGGTCGATGCTTGGGTGCTCGGCCACTACCACATGGGATCGTTCCTGTTAGACGCCAACGGCGTGCTCTATATGGCGGGCGAGCAGAACACCATCAGCCGTCTACAGAACAACGACAACCCCAATGTGATGCACGAACCCTGGCCACCCTCTTTCTCCAACCCGGTTAAAGCAGTACGAGGCGAGGAGTCGGACTACCACGTCGATGCCGGAAGTCAGTACTACCGCAACTACATGATCATCCATCAAAACGGATCGATCAGCACCTGGGGCCATAACAACTACAGTTCTCACGTGCCCGGTGCCGAATCTTGGGTTGCCACCTTAGATCCCCGCATCAGCAATGTGGTGGATGGGTACTGTTCAGCTGGTCATTACGACCAATGTGTAGTTTTACGAAGTGATGGCTCTGTCTGGGGTATAGGCTACAACGGGTATAACAGTTTAATCGCTCCGGGGGATCGAAACAGTTGGCACAACCTAGCCAGCGGATCGTCTCTAATTAGCAATATCACCAAGATTCAAGGCGGTGGTTGGGTGCACGCCAAAATGGGTGCAGGCCTTCGTACCGATGGCACCATCGTTAAGTGGGGCCGTAATCAATCGGGCGCAGCAGGTCATGGCTTTGCCGACAACAACTACCCCTCCAACGTGGCGCTGGTGAACAAACGCATCGTTGATTTTCAGCTTTACGGCCAATGGGGACACGACTACGACAATGCTAGCTTATTGCTTTTAGCCGATGACGGAACGGTCTATAGCTGCGGCTATAACGGCTATGCCGCACTCGGTAATGACGATGACCACGAAGCGATGTTTACCCCATCCCCCGTTCTGTTCTGA
- a CDS encoding DUF6127 family protein: MEPKQTDQQEATIQLRMEDFDDLLEQAAERGAERCLAHLGLENGHAARDIRELRDLLDAWRDARHTVWQTAIKVLTTGLLAAFIVGIAMKLKLMGGSQ; the protein is encoded by the coding sequence ATGGAGCCCAAACAAACCGATCAACAAGAAGCGACCATTCAGCTACGAATGGAAGATTTTGATGACCTACTCGAACAAGCGGCTGAGCGCGGTGCCGAACGCTGCCTTGCCCACCTTGGGTTAGAAAATGGCCATGCGGCAAGGGATATTCGAGAGCTTCGTGATTTGCTGGATGCTTGGCGTGATGCACGTCACACCGTATGGCAAACCGCTATCAAGGTACTCACTACTGGGCTACTGGCCGCATTCATTGTAGGCATTGCGATGAAACTGAAACTCATGGGAGGTTCCCAATGA
- a CDS encoding RCC1 domain-containing protein gives MATVTLGKIAFAWRGLFDPNFSYAAQDVVHYNGSAYVCTVDDTQGVLPTVTAAWDLFAQGARDIASGAGELVFHDGSTLAALTPGETGQVLTISAQGLPEWSILTVRSGTKALAIQDAEQPFMYRRGAAVMTDGSVRWWGRGENWMHGTGNQTADRSYPVSVAFPPNTPAIKYICGAHDFASVAIDANGQFWVWGQNDYGDVGRGDTADQRVPYNASGNSSNSIYGKVVIAYAPMASPQNYISHMVLCSDGTVHTCGYNGYGQLGQGDTTNRYNFVQVPMLSNIVQIARGGERYTSCYAIKADGTLYSWGYNAEGQLGSGDTTQRNIPMTLPYFANNSIEIKRVGGSRQYAWAIDTNNKLYTWGYNGYGNLGHSGTSNNYSPTQALTNVADCNSRCESYHRTYVLRTDGTVWATGDNSYGCLGVAADTTDRSSFTQCRINASTPLTNITKIIQGGTGSYNYAVALDDEGICWSVGYSGNGQLGRGTYDGTNYYFAPVLIHRRRVVDIAPLGTGSEGGVLFLLDDGQVYQTGYAGEAQLPEDDSENISVPMQVIF, from the coding sequence ATGGCGACTGTCACTCTAGGCAAAATTGCATTTGCATGGCGGGGTCTATTTGACCCAAATTTCAGTTACGCAGCACAGGATGTGGTGCACTACAACGGCTCAGCCTACGTCTGCACGGTGGATGACACTCAAGGGGTATTACCGACTGTCACGGCCGCTTGGGATCTGTTTGCGCAAGGCGCACGCGATATCGCCTCGGGTGCGGGTGAGTTGGTGTTTCATGACGGTAGCACACTTGCGGCACTGACACCGGGTGAAACCGGTCAGGTGCTAACCATCAGTGCGCAAGGGCTGCCTGAGTGGAGTATACTGACGGTACGATCCGGCACCAAGGCACTTGCGATTCAAGACGCCGAGCAACCTTTCATGTATCGCCGTGGTGCGGCTGTGATGACGGATGGTTCCGTGCGCTGGTGGGGGCGTGGTGAAAACTGGATGCACGGCACCGGTAACCAAACCGCCGACCGCTCATACCCTGTAAGTGTTGCCTTCCCACCCAATACGCCAGCCATTAAATACATCTGTGGTGCCCACGATTTTGCATCCGTTGCGATTGATGCCAACGGCCAGTTCTGGGTATGGGGCCAAAACGATTACGGGGATGTTGGCCGCGGCGATACCGCAGATCAGCGAGTGCCCTATAACGCTTCGGGCAATAGCAGTAACTCGATTTATGGCAAGGTCGTTATTGCCTATGCGCCCATGGCCTCACCTCAAAACTACATCTCGCATATGGTGCTCTGCTCAGATGGCACGGTGCATACCTGTGGCTATAACGGCTATGGCCAGTTGGGTCAAGGCGATACCACCAACCGCTACAACTTTGTTCAGGTACCCATGCTCTCGAACATCGTTCAGATAGCGCGTGGCGGCGAACGCTACACCTCCTGCTATGCCATAAAAGCCGATGGCACGCTCTACAGTTGGGGCTACAACGCCGAGGGGCAGTTAGGCTCGGGGGATACCACGCAGCGTAATATCCCGATGACTCTGCCTTACTTTGCCAACAACAGTATTGAAATCAAGCGAGTCGGAGGATCCCGCCAGTATGCCTGGGCCATCGATACGAACAACAAACTCTATACCTGGGGCTACAATGGCTACGGCAATCTTGGACACAGTGGCACCAGTAACAACTACTCGCCCACACAAGCTCTTACCAACGTTGCGGACTGTAATAGCCGGTGTGAAAGCTATCACCGAACCTATGTACTTCGCACCGATGGCACCGTCTGGGCGACAGGCGACAACTCATACGGCTGTTTAGGTGTTGCCGCCGATACAACCGATCGTTCCAGCTTCACTCAATGCCGCATTAATGCCAGCACACCACTGACCAATATCACCAAAATCATTCAGGGCGGGACGGGTTCGTATAACTATGCCGTAGCACTAGATGATGAAGGTATTTGCTGGTCTGTAGGCTACAGCGGAAACGGCCAGCTTGGCAGAGGCACTTACGATGGCACAAACTACTACTTTGCACCGGTTCTGATTCATCGCCGCCGAGTAGTTGATATAGCGCCCTTGGGCACAGGATCAGAAGGTGGCGTGCTCTTTTTGCTGGATGACGGTCAGGTCTATCAGACAGGCTATGCCGGTGAAGCGCAGCTGCCGGAAGATGATAGCGAGAATATCTCTGTACCTATGCAGGTGATCTTCTAA
- a CDS encoding sugar transferase yields the protein MIRLFDFVFALMGLVFGAPVFVVLTVIGLFDTGSPIFRQERVGRDKRPFTLVKFRTMKVDTASVASHLASSSSITPFGHFLRRTKLDELPQLWNVLIGDMSLVGPRPGLFNQEELTEARGKLGVFAVRPGITGLSQVNEIDMSTPELLAESDAKMIAEMSVSNYFKYIFQTVVGKGSGDRVKG from the coding sequence TTGATCCGTCTGTTTGATTTTGTATTTGCTCTTATGGGACTAGTTTTTGGTGCGCCGGTTTTCGTCGTGCTGACGGTCATTGGTTTGTTTGATACGGGGTCGCCTATTTTTCGCCAGGAGAGGGTGGGACGTGACAAAAGGCCATTCACTTTGGTCAAGTTTCGGACAATGAAGGTTGATACTGCATCAGTTGCAAGTCACCTCGCTAGCTCCTCCTCAATTACGCCTTTTGGTCATTTTCTTCGTCGGACCAAGCTTGATGAGTTGCCCCAGCTCTGGAATGTATTGATAGGTGATATGAGCTTGGTGGGTCCGCGACCAGGGTTGTTCAATCAAGAAGAGTTGACAGAGGCTCGTGGAAAACTGGGCGTCTTTGCTGTTCGCCCCGGAATTACTGGGTTATCGCAGGTTAATGAGATCGACATGTCTACGCCAGAACTGTTGGCTGAGTCAGATGCTAAGATGATTGCGGAGATGTCCGTCTCGAACTATTTCAAATACATCTTTCAGACGGTCGTTGGAAAGGGTTCTGGTGATAGGGTTAAAGGTTGA
- a CDS encoding NlpC/P60 family protein gives MKNQHWAVPLIGKPWEAGQQGPDAFDCWGLLAWVYQQQFNINLPRISVAEGDLRSQIKAFRTHPEHRYWQPVDTPKEGDALLLRQSRHPIHVGLWIDTEGESGVLHALQGAGVVFQTLNSLKLSSWSIEGVYRCQRQQ, from the coding sequence ATGAAAAACCAACACTGGGCAGTGCCCTTAATTGGTAAACCCTGGGAAGCAGGCCAACAAGGGCCGGATGCCTTTGACTGTTGGGGGCTTCTGGCCTGGGTTTATCAACAACAGTTCAACATCAACTTACCACGCATCAGCGTTGCTGAAGGGGACTTACGTTCCCAAATCAAAGCTTTCAGAACCCATCCAGAGCATAGATATTGGCAGCCAGTAGACACACCCAAAGAGGGGGATGCGCTGCTACTGCGCCAATCGCGTCATCCTATTCATGTAGGGCTATGGATCGATACCGAGGGTGAATCCGGTGTTTTACATGCACTTCAAGGTGCCGGGGTCGTGTTTCAAACACTGAACAGCTTGAAGCTAAGTAGCTGGAGTATTGAGGGGGTCTATCGATGTCAACGGCAACAGTAA